From the Acidicapsa ligni genome, one window contains:
- a CDS encoding Uma2 family endonuclease, producing MASAVNFVPVEVYLASSFEPDADYVDGEIEERAWGENDHSAWQDAIAAWFRQQAREGGIRVRPELRVQVAPTRFRVPDITLLDRNLPQESIVKIAPVAVFEILSPEDTLRRVMTRCADYEQMGIRTILVIDPAGPKYRFLEGRLEPLEARAFDLPGCTARFDLDAIEKLID from the coding sequence ATGGCGTCAGCAGTCAACTTTGTACCCGTTGAGGTTTATCTGGCCAGTTCCTTCGAGCCTGACGCCGACTATGTCGATGGTGAAATTGAGGAGCGAGCTTGGGGAGAGAACGACCACTCGGCATGGCAGGACGCGATAGCTGCCTGGTTTCGACAGCAGGCTCGCGAGGGCGGAATACGGGTGAGGCCTGAGTTGCGGGTGCAGGTGGCTCCGACGCGATTCCGTGTTCCGGATATTACTTTGCTGGATCGGAATCTGCCGCAGGAATCGATTGTGAAGATTGCGCCGGTGGCGGTCTTTGAGATTCTTTCGCCGGAGGATACTTTGCGGCGTGTGATGACCCGGTGTGCCGATTATGAGCAGATGGGAATCCGGACGATTCTGGTGATTGATCCGGCTGGGCCGAAGTATCGCTTTCTGGAGGGTCGATTGGAGCCGCTGGAAGCAAGAGCTTTTGATCTACCGGGATGCACGGCGCGGTTTGATCTGGATGCGATAGAGAAGCTGATCGATTAG
- a CDS encoding ArnT family glycosyltransferase — MSFKRFIYPLWIAFILLFAAMHAWHLRADFPNFSPWQDWSKYTDEGWYGNAAIRAHLFGNWYVPGDFNPAPAVPVWPFLEWVLFFFTGVSIQAARGLAIGFFFLNLLLSYKLFRERGPAWVGLFAVTLLVTSPFLYCFSRLAILEPLLLALTLGSLNLAVRLPRFRHQEAVAALLGLLFTMMMFTKTTALFLLPALIWVIALPLWKHQKRRLFRLLVAAGGASVLSFSLWMLLVVNNDLFADYKYLFFINNYVKPHGIWDRLMSFWWAFHGGLWVDMLLIPLAGLLVLSTLYARRRDWTEGLWLDPMFGGSVLIVAGYLGFMTYQNHPQPRYYTVVAFFSFFVVVRVTAQLLYQRANLRRIGLALVALICIDAAVNGIWTLKYVLHPQYTFVTAAENLTRYIDQHPNGNRLLVSISGDDITLITHLQTLCDDFGTEELPTKLAQYQPGWYATWNDLDPGTLEDLHVHFSLEQVAQFPAFDDPDRNMLYLFKLHPLPNGEVREAHGTNLQQSMPEDNFDVDID, encoded by the coding sequence ATGTCCTTCAAACGCTTCATCTATCCCCTGTGGATTGCTTTCATCCTGCTCTTTGCCGCCATGCACGCATGGCATCTTCGCGCAGATTTCCCCAATTTCTCGCCCTGGCAGGACTGGTCCAAATACACCGACGAAGGCTGGTACGGCAACGCCGCCATCCGCGCCCATCTCTTCGGCAACTGGTATGTCCCCGGCGATTTCAATCCCGCTCCCGCCGTCCCCGTCTGGCCGTTTCTGGAGTGGGTCCTGTTCTTCTTCACCGGAGTCAGCATCCAGGCCGCCCGCGGTCTGGCCATCGGCTTCTTCTTCCTCAACCTGCTCCTGAGCTACAAGCTCTTTCGCGAACGCGGTCCCGCCTGGGTCGGCCTCTTCGCCGTCACGCTGCTGGTCACAAGTCCGTTCCTCTATTGCTTCAGCCGTCTCGCCATCCTGGAACCACTCCTGCTCGCGCTCACTCTCGGCTCCCTCAACCTCGCCGTACGCCTGCCGCGCTTCCGCCATCAGGAAGCAGTCGCAGCCCTCCTTGGCCTGCTCTTCACCATGATGATGTTCACCAAGACCACTGCGCTCTTTCTACTTCCCGCATTGATCTGGGTCATCGCCCTGCCGCTCTGGAAACACCAGAAGCGCAGACTCTTCCGCCTCCTCGTAGCCGCTGGCGGAGCCTCCGTGCTCTCCTTCAGCCTGTGGATGCTCCTCGTCGTCAACAACGATCTCTTTGCCGACTACAAATACCTCTTCTTCATCAACAACTACGTCAAACCCCACGGCATCTGGGATCGGCTCATGAGCTTCTGGTGGGCCTTCCACGGCGGCCTCTGGGTCGACATGCTCCTCATCCCGCTCGCAGGCCTCCTCGTCCTCAGCACCCTCTACGCACGCCGCAGAGATTGGACAGAAGGTCTCTGGCTCGACCCCATGTTCGGTGGCTCCGTGCTGATCGTTGCCGGTTACCTCGGCTTCATGACCTACCAGAACCACCCCCAGCCCCGCTACTACACGGTCGTAGCCTTCTTCAGCTTTTTCGTCGTCGTACGAGTCACAGCCCAGCTTCTCTACCAGCGCGCAAACCTGCGCCGCATCGGGCTCGCCCTCGTCGCGCTCATCTGCATCGACGCAGCGGTAAACGGCATCTGGACGCTCAAGTACGTCCTGCATCCGCAATACACCTTCGTCACCGCCGCTGAAAATCTAACCCGCTACATCGATCAGCATCCCAACGGCAATCGCCTGCTCGTCTCCATCAGCGGAGACGACATCACCCTCATAACCCATCTGCAAACACTGTGTGATGATTTCGGTACAGAAGAACTGCCCACCAAGCTCGCCCAGTACCAGCCCGGCTGGTATGCCACCTGGAACGATCTCGACCCCGGCACGCTGGAAGATCTCCACGTGCATTTTTCCCTGGAACAGGTCGCGCAGTTTCCCGCCTTCGACGACCCCGATCGCAACATGCTTTATCTATTTAAACTGCATCCACTACCCAACGGCGAAGTCCGCGAAGCCCACGGAACCAACCTCCAGCAATCCATGCCGGAAGACAACTTCGACGTAGACATAGACTAA
- a CDS encoding ABC transporter permease, with product MNKLVFANLIHRPMRSIISAAAIAIEVVMIISVAAIFLGQIDGQKIRTNGIGADMIVRPANASFINAVGGAPIPAKNVEAFRKLPHVAIASPVIQSFNLTGGPEILFGIDYASYNALRPFTFLEGGPFQGPNDVIVDNVFAQTGKGFHAGDTIKILNHPFRISGVVEHGKGGRKMVPIETLGELIGSEGKASQFFLKSDNEANEEAIRQEILNTPGLQSYQVATMREWLSMMAPDNIPGFNIALNVVTLIATLVGFLVIFLSMYTAVLERTREIGILKSMGASKSAIVSMVLRESILMAIVGVGLGIGLIYTIHAYLDAKFPTLFFEITQGWIIKASIIAFLGAIFGAAYPALMAARKDPIDALSYE from the coding sequence ATGAATAAACTCGTTTTCGCCAACTTGATCCACCGTCCCATGCGCTCCATCATCTCGGCTGCAGCCATCGCCATTGAAGTGGTGATGATCATCTCCGTAGCCGCCATCTTTCTCGGCCAGATCGACGGTCAGAAGATCCGCACCAACGGAATCGGCGCCGACATGATCGTGCGCCCCGCCAACGCCAGCTTCATCAACGCTGTCGGCGGCGCGCCCATCCCGGCAAAGAACGTTGAAGCCTTCCGCAAGCTGCCCCACGTCGCCATCGCCTCGCCCGTCATCCAAAGCTTCAATCTCACCGGCGGCCCTGAAATCCTCTTTGGCATCGACTACGCCAGCTACAACGCCCTCCGCCCCTTTACCTTCCTTGAGGGAGGTCCATTCCAGGGCCCCAACGACGTCATCGTAGACAACGTCTTCGCCCAGACCGGCAAAGGCTTCCACGCAGGCGATACCATCAAGATTCTCAACCATCCCTTCCGCATCTCCGGGGTCGTCGAACACGGCAAAGGCGGTCGCAAGATGGTTCCAATTGAGACGCTCGGAGAACTGATCGGCTCCGAAGGCAAAGCCTCGCAATTCTTCCTCAAGAGCGATAACGAAGCCAACGAAGAAGCCATCCGCCAGGAAATCCTCAACACCCCCGGCCTGCAAAGCTACCAGGTAGCCACCATGCGCGAGTGGCTCTCCATGATGGCCCCAGACAATATCCCCGGCTTTAATATCGCGCTCAACGTCGTCACCCTCATCGCCACCCTGGTCGGCTTCCTGGTCATCTTCCTGTCGATGTATACCGCCGTTCTCGAACGTACGCGCGAAATCGGCATCCTCAAGTCAATGGGAGCGTCAAAAAGCGCTATCGTCAGCATGGTCCTTCGCGAATCGATCCTGATGGCCATCGTCGGCGTAGGCCTCGGCATTGGACTGATCTACACCATCCATGCCTATCTCGACGCAAAATTCCCAACCCTCTTCTTCGAAATCACCCAGGGCTGGATCATCAAAGCCTCGATCATCGCCTTCCTCGGAGCCATATTCGGAGCAGCCTACCCTGCCCTCATGGCTGCCCGTAAAGACCCCATCGACGCTCTCTCCTACGAATAG